Proteins encoded by one window of Teretinema zuelzerae:
- a CDS encoding type 1 glutamine amidotransferase family protein, with amino-acid sequence MITVYAYVLDTMADWELGFAASELNSGRFFKKDAQAVSFKTVGTTREPIKTMGGLTIIPDLFIEEIVDIGGLNAGDAAVLLLPGANSWNEPKHAAILEIARKFLQHGAIVCAICGATAALANAGLLNDRRHTSNGPGFLEMAAPGYAGQRFYVDEPAVTDGNLVTAGATGALPWARHIIELLDVFRADTLEEWHEYFSTGEAKHFFALMQTLQ; translated from the coding sequence ATGATCACAGTGTACGCGTACGTTCTCGACACCATGGCAGACTGGGAGCTCGGCTTTGCCGCTTCGGAGCTCAATTCAGGACGCTTCTTCAAGAAAGACGCACAGGCGGTTTCATTCAAGACGGTCGGCACTACGCGGGAGCCGATTAAAACGATGGGAGGGCTGACCATTATTCCCGATCTTTTTATAGAAGAAATCGTGGATATCGGCGGCTTGAACGCAGGCGACGCGGCTGTGCTGCTCCTGCCGGGCGCAAACTCGTGGAACGAGCCGAAACACGCCGCAATACTCGAGATAGCACGCAAGTTCCTGCAACACGGTGCGATCGTGTGCGCGATCTGCGGGGCGACAGCGGCGCTCGCGAACGCGGGCCTCTTGAACGACCGCCGGCACACAAGCAACGGACCGGGATTTCTTGAAATGGCGGCTCCCGGTTACGCGGGCCAGCGTTTCTATGTAGACGAGCCGGCAGTAACGGACGGAAACCTCGTAACCGCGGGCGCAACAGGAGCATTGCCGTGGGCCAGGCACATTATCGAACTACTGGACGTATTCCGCGCCGACACGCTGGAGGAATGGCATGAGTATTTCAGCACCGGCGAGGCGAAGCACTTCTTCGCCCTCATGCAAACCCTGCAATAA
- a CDS encoding TIGR03862 family flavoprotein, translating into MNAESIPRQHISIVGAGAAGLFAADYLAARGCPVDLYDHKTEPALKLRLAASSGLNFTNSAPPERFAERYGEQAPRFERFLRDDGSAAFIHRARELGIQTFEGSGGKIFAREEDGRTFVNALRQTLSESGRVDFHPGHRFAGFSAEGAVIIANDAGDETLLPFPVILALGGASWPATGSDGTWVEAFRKAGLKTEALKGANCGFDAENLCPDQHAPGGDQRLPIKNVTASFGNKAIRGECMLTRTGIEGGPVYALAAAISSAIEESGSQTVYFDLCPDLDEKKVGDKLLNRKKGESASTLLRKKLRFDEGKLALIRRSLGKNGAAVLSDTPALIKALPVRFIAPRPREEAISCSGGLAFDELDSSLMLISRPGVFCAGEMLDWTAPTGGFLLTACFSTARTAAKGAIRFLGETD; encoded by the coding sequence ATGAATGCAGAGTCGATTCCACGTCAGCATATATCGATCGTCGGAGCGGGAGCCGCAGGGCTATTCGCCGCGGACTATCTCGCCGCTCGAGGCTGCCCGGTCGACCTTTACGATCATAAAACGGAACCTGCTCTCAAGCTCCGCCTCGCCGCCTCTAGCGGACTCAACTTCACCAATTCAGCGCCTCCTGAGCGATTCGCCGAACGCTACGGCGAACAAGCGCCTCGATTCGAGCGGTTTCTGCGGGACGACGGAAGCGCGGCTTTCATACACCGCGCGCGGGAACTCGGAATCCAGACATTCGAAGGCTCCGGCGGAAAAATATTCGCGCGCGAAGAAGACGGCCGCACGTTCGTAAACGCTCTGAGGCAGACCCTCTCGGAGTCAGGCCGCGTCGATTTCCACCCCGGTCATCGGTTCGCTGGATTTTCTGCCGAAGGAGCCGTAATAATCGCGAACGATGCAGGAGACGAAACGCTCCTCCCCTTCCCCGTCATCCTCGCCCTCGGAGGCGCAAGCTGGCCCGCTACCGGAAGCGACGGAACCTGGGTCGAAGCGTTCCGGAAAGCAGGACTCAAGACCGAAGCGCTCAAAGGAGCGAACTGCGGATTCGACGCAGAAAACCTCTGCCCCGATCAACACGCTCCGGGCGGAGACCAGAGGCTCCCGATAAAAAACGTAACCGCGTCTTTCGGGAACAAGGCTATCAGAGGCGAATGCATGCTCACCCGAACGGGAATCGAAGGAGGGCCGGTCTACGCGCTCGCGGCCGCGATTTCAAGCGCCATCGAAGAAAGCGGCAGCCAAACGGTATACTTCGACCTCTGTCCCGACCTCGATGAAAAAAAAGTCGGGGACAAACTGCTTAACAGAAAGAAAGGAGAAAGCGCCTCCACCCTGCTCCGGAAAAAACTGAGATTCGACGAGGGCAAACTCGCCCTCATCCGCCGTTCGCTCGGAAAAAACGGAGCGGCCGTCCTCTCGGATACCCCCGCTCTCATAAAAGCTCTCCCCGTGCGCTTCATCGCCCCGCGCCCCCGCGAAGAAGCGATCTCCTGCTCCGGCGGACTCGCCTTCGACGAGCTCGACTCCTCCCTCATGCTCATCTCCCGTCCCGGCGTTTTTTGCGCAGGCGAAATGCTCGACTGGACCGCCCCCACCGGCGGATTCCTCCTCACCGCCTGCTTCTCCACCGCCAGAACCGCCGCAAAAGGCGCGATCCGTTTTCTCGGGGAGACAGATTAA
- a CDS encoding glycoside hydrolase family 43 protein, whose product MRILVLAFGVLALCSVAVSCRSSRSKTIPGPFISGLYSADPSAHVFNGRLYVYPSHDRKSDARPDNDGSQYDMVDYHVYSTDSVYTAPTDHGVALALEDVPWASKQLWAPDAAHKNGLYYLFFPARDKENIFRIGVATSKNPEGPFTAEPNPIAGSFSMDPCSFVDDDGKAYLYFGGLWGGQLEKWQTGSFDPSGREPGRLSPALGPRVARLSEDMLSFESEALEVQILDEQGTPVVAGNNRVRFFEGAWVHKRKGVYYLSYSTGDTHLLAYATSDNPLGPFTYRGVVLEPVAGWTTHHSIVEFRGKWYLFYHDAAESKIDYLRNVRAAPLEYGKDGSIKTVQR is encoded by the coding sequence ATGAGAATACTTGTGTTAGCGTTTGGCGTTCTTGCCCTGTGCAGCGTCGCCGTTTCGTGTCGATCGTCCCGATCGAAGACTATTCCGGGGCCCTTCATTTCCGGCCTTTACTCCGCGGATCCGTCCGCCCATGTCTTCAACGGCAGGCTCTATGTGTATCCCTCGCACGACCGGAAAAGCGACGCGAGGCCCGATAACGACGGAAGCCAGTACGACATGGTCGACTACCATGTGTATTCAACCGATTCCGTGTATACGGCGCCGACCGATCACGGGGTCGCCCTCGCGCTTGAAGACGTTCCCTGGGCCTCCAAGCAGCTGTGGGCTCCCGACGCCGCGCACAAGAACGGACTGTACTATCTATTCTTCCCCGCACGCGACAAGGAAAATATCTTCAGAATCGGAGTCGCGACGTCGAAAAATCCCGAAGGCCCTTTTACCGCCGAGCCGAACCCGATCGCGGGAAGCTTCAGCATGGATCCGTGCTCCTTCGTGGACGACGACGGCAAGGCCTACCTCTATTTCGGCGGATTGTGGGGCGGCCAGCTTGAAAAATGGCAGACCGGCTCCTTCGATCCTTCCGGCCGCGAACCCGGTCGTCTGTCTCCCGCTCTCGGCCCCCGCGTCGCCCGGCTTTCCGAGGACATGCTTTCGTTCGAGAGCGAGGCCCTTGAAGTGCAGATTCTCGACGAACAGGGAACTCCCGTAGTCGCCGGAAACAACCGCGTCCGCTTTTTCGAGGGAGCCTGGGTCCACAAGCGCAAGGGCGTGTACTACCTTTCGTATTCCACCGGCGACACGCACCTTTTGGCATACGCAACTTCCGACAATCCCCTTGGCCCCTTCACCTACCGTGGCGTAGTCCTCGAACCGGTCGCCGGCTGGACGACTCACCACTCGATCGTCGAGTTCCGGGGCAAATGGTATCTTTTCTATCACGACGCCGCCGAATCGAAAATCGACTACCTCAGGAACGTCCGCGCCGCGCCTCTTGAATACGGCAAAGACGGATCGATCAAAACCGTCCAAAGGTAA
- a CDS encoding type 2 periplasmic-binding domain-containing protein, with protein MTAIRSPVSRGRGRILLSALLLVASAAAFGQKIVYPRPVADFDKRSEYPLLLLRLALSKTENSYEPVPGENIMNKARVAVELAEGRLDVAWMVTNAERETALWPIRICVFKGLGGWRVALVTKENENLLAGVDSISSLCDYIAGQQFDWPDAAILQRNGIPVTTTASYDVLFKMLIAGRFDWFPRNIMEIWDEEKAWSLQGILVEPHLLVKYPSAYYFFVRRDNEALARAIETGLEAALADGSLDALFLECHGDVFAKARVKDRRVIELANPYLPPLTPVDRKDLWYEPLPQ; from the coding sequence ATGACAGCAATCCGTTCGCCGGTATCGCGCGGCCGCGGCCGCATCCTCCTGTCCGCCCTTCTGCTCGTCGCCTCCGCCGCCGCTTTCGGCCAGAAGATAGTCTACCCGCGGCCGGTGGCGGATTTCGACAAACGGAGCGAATATCCGCTTCTCCTCCTCCGCCTCGCGCTTTCGAAAACGGAGAACAGCTACGAACCCGTTCCCGGCGAAAACATCATGAACAAGGCGCGCGTCGCCGTGGAGCTCGCGGAAGGAAGGCTCGACGTCGCATGGATGGTCACGAACGCTGAACGCGAAACAGCCCTCTGGCCGATCCGCATCTGCGTCTTCAAAGGCCTGGGCGGCTGGAGAGTCGCCCTCGTAACAAAAGAAAACGAAAATCTCCTGGCCGGAGTCGACTCGATATCAAGCCTCTGCGATTACATCGCCGGCCAACAGTTCGACTGGCCGGACGCCGCGATACTGCAACGCAACGGAATCCCGGTAACGACCACCGCCTCATACGACGTCCTTTTTAAAATGCTCATCGCCGGACGGTTCGACTGGTTCCCCCGAAACATCATGGAAATCTGGGACGAAGAAAAAGCCTGGAGCTTGCAAGGCATACTCGTCGAACCGCACCTTCTCGTAAAATATCCGAGCGCCTACTACTTTTTCGTCCGCCGGGACAACGAAGCCCTCGCCCGCGCAATCGAAACCGGACTCGAAGCCGCGCTTGCGGACGGCAGCCTCGACGCCCTCTTCCTCGAATGCCACGGAGACGTCTTCGCCAAAGCCCGCGTCAAAGACCGGCGCGTGATCGAACTCGCCAATCCCTACCTGCCCCCGCTCACCCCCGTCGACCGCAAAGACCTCTGGTACGAACCACTCCCACAATAA
- the tyrS gene encoding tyrosine--tRNA ligase, with product MDAKKEAGRQLVLLERGAEELIPRGELLAKLERSIETGVPLRVKLGIDPTSNAVHLGHMVPYGKLRQFQDLGHQAVLIIGDYTASIGDPTGRNAERPALTMEQVRENAAGYTEQIFRIVDREKAEVRWQSEWYESLPLSETLRLAGAFSLAQLLAHETFRARYEQGVRVGVHELFYPVLQAWDSVVVGADVELGGMDQKFNILAGRDLQRDRGMEIQCAMLMPLLPGLDGRKMSKSFGNDIPILLDPAEQFARLMSISDECMEPYRRLVLLDSPEDCRAAAARVASGENPMRLKLELAERIVGRFGGAARAQRSREEWERRFSRKEAPSEIPVFTCAGSLDMCAILKQSGLTASASEARRLVGEGAVYAGEERITDTGYRIDAAAAESEGVVVRIGRRRFVRVVFASAIEAERPE from the coding sequence ATGGACGCAAAAAAGGAAGCGGGGCGGCAGCTTGTCCTGCTTGAACGCGGCGCGGAGGAATTGATTCCCCGCGGGGAATTGTTGGCGAAACTTGAGCGCAGCATCGAAACCGGTGTCCCGTTACGAGTGAAGCTCGGCATAGATCCGACGTCGAATGCCGTTCATCTGGGGCATATGGTTCCGTACGGCAAGCTCAGGCAGTTTCAGGATCTGGGGCATCAGGCGGTGTTGATCATCGGCGACTATACGGCCTCAATCGGCGATCCGACGGGCAGGAATGCGGAACGGCCTGCGCTTACGATGGAGCAGGTGCGGGAAAACGCGGCCGGCTATACGGAACAGATATTCCGCATAGTCGACCGGGAGAAGGCCGAAGTACGTTGGCAAAGCGAATGGTATGAGTCTCTGCCTCTTTCCGAAACGCTTCGGCTCGCGGGCGCTTTCAGCCTTGCGCAACTGCTCGCCCACGAGACTTTCAGGGCGCGGTACGAGCAGGGCGTGCGGGTCGGCGTCCATGAGCTCTTTTATCCGGTTCTCCAGGCATGGGATTCTGTCGTAGTCGGCGCGGATGTTGAGCTCGGCGGCATGGACCAGAAATTCAATATTCTGGCGGGACGCGATCTGCAGAGGGATCGCGGAATGGAGATTCAGTGCGCGATGTTGATGCCGCTCTTGCCGGGACTGGACGGCAGAAAGATGTCGAAGTCTTTCGGAAACGATATTCCGATACTGCTTGATCCGGCCGAGCAATTCGCGCGGTTGATGTCAATCTCCGACGAATGCATGGAACCGTACCGGCGTTTGGTTCTGCTCGATTCTCCCGAGGACTGCCGGGCCGCCGCGGCGAGGGTTGCATCAGGGGAGAATCCCATGCGCTTGAAGCTCGAGCTTGCCGAAAGGATCGTCGGACGCTTCGGCGGAGCGGCCCGGGCTCAGAGATCCCGGGAAGAATGGGAACGCCGGTTTTCCCGGAAGGAGGCGCCGAGCGAAATCCCCGTCTTTACCTGCGCGGGGAGTCTCGATATGTGCGCTATTCTGAAACAGTCGGGATTGACTGCCTCGGCGAGCGAGGCGAGGCGGCTCGTGGGAGAGGGCGCGGTGTACGCGGGAGAGGAGCGGATAACGGACACAGGATACCGCATCGACGCGGCGGCAGCCGAGAGCGAGGGCGTGGTAGTCAGGATCGGTCGCCGGCGTTTCGTCAGGGTTGTGTTCGCGTCAGCGATCGAAGCGGAAAGACCGGAGTGA
- a CDS encoding EFR1 family ferrodoxin (N-terminal region resembles flavodoxins. C-terminal ferrodoxin region binds two 4Fe-4S clusters.) encodes MKTELFYFTGTGNTLFIAKTLAARLEEAGEEVWLVPIAKTVNDAEYASGAERIGVLFPVYFLDIPEIVVSFMNRLKAPSVQYFFAAGNCGQDDWGVAKKTRAVAKKNGIELDAYFRFLLPDNSVIFPTEPGRYESMFETAEIGIARMAERIAANGRDFESNGTIPMWALRETMKAVSFSVLGFKRLSSDPRTCTGCGLCAKACPVGNIVMEGNAPRWMDRSACASCFACLHVCPKESITFSGQKKKSGFQYRNPVISTGELIGSRG; translated from the coding sequence ATGAAAACGGAATTATTTTATTTTACCGGCACCGGAAATACCCTCTTTATCGCGAAAACGCTGGCGGCACGCCTGGAAGAGGCCGGAGAAGAGGTTTGGCTCGTCCCGATCGCGAAGACCGTCAATGACGCGGAATACGCAAGCGGCGCCGAACGGATCGGAGTGTTGTTCCCCGTCTATTTTCTGGATATTCCGGAAATTGTCGTTTCCTTCATGAACCGGCTGAAGGCGCCCTCTGTACAGTATTTTTTCGCGGCCGGAAATTGCGGGCAGGACGATTGGGGCGTCGCAAAAAAAACGAGGGCCGTCGCGAAGAAAAACGGCATCGAGCTCGACGCGTATTTCCGCTTTCTGCTCCCCGATAACAGCGTCATTTTCCCGACCGAGCCCGGCCGATACGAGTCGATGTTTGAAACCGCGGAGATCGGCATAGCGCGCATGGCCGAACGGATCGCCGCGAACGGAAGGGACTTCGAGAGCAACGGAACAATTCCGATGTGGGCGTTGAGAGAAACAATGAAGGCGGTGAGCTTCTCGGTTCTGGGATTCAAGCGGCTTTCAAGCGATCCGCGGACCTGCACCGGTTGCGGACTATGCGCCAAAGCCTGCCCCGTGGGAAACATCGTTATGGAAGGGAATGCCCCGCGATGGATGGACCGTTCAGCCTGCGCGTCCTGTTTCGCCTGCCTCCACGTCTGCCCGAAGGAGTCGATCACCTTTAGCGGGCAGAAGAAAAAATCAGGCTTCCAATACCGAAACCCCGTCATCAGCACAGGGGAGCTGATCGGAAGCAGGGGATAA
- a CDS encoding GNAT family N-acetyltransferase, whose protein sequence is MEIQGTGSALAVRTAKSADAGALAVFAEETFRATFAQFNTVSDMDEYCSRCYGEAIQRAEILDPDISTFLCEIGGELAGYAQIGWNSRFKGIEDPSQAEIKRIYVKAEWQGRGVSHELMNHVLSVADSRGVGTVWLGVWEKNPKAVTFYRKFDFYEAGEHVFMLGQDRQRDIVLNRKMRGRSDASSQKASR, encoded by the coding sequence ATGGAAATACAGGGAACAGGATCTGCTTTGGCAGTCAGAACTGCAAAAAGCGCCGACGCAGGAGCTCTTGCCGTTTTCGCCGAAGAAACGTTCCGCGCGACCTTCGCCCAGTTCAACACAGTTTCCGACATGGATGAATACTGTTCGAGATGCTACGGCGAAGCGATCCAGCGTGCCGAGATTCTTGATCCGGATATAAGCACTTTTCTCTGCGAGATCGGCGGCGAACTGGCCGGGTATGCGCAGATCGGCTGGAATTCCCGGTTCAAGGGAATAGAAGACCCCTCCCAGGCTGAGATCAAGCGCATTTACGTAAAAGCCGAATGGCAAGGGCGGGGCGTTTCCCATGAATTGATGAACCATGTTCTGTCCGTCGCCGATTCGCGGGGCGTCGGGACTGTCTGGCTGGGCGTCTGGGAGAAAAACCCGAAAGCGGTAACATTTTACCGGAAATTCGATTTCTACGAAGCCGGCGAGCATGTTTTCATGCTCGGTCAGGACCGCCAGCGCGACATCGTATTGAACAGGAAGATGAGAGGGCGATCCGACGCCTCTTCTCAGAAAGCTTCGCGCTGA
- a CDS encoding tetratricopeptide repeat protein, whose product MNGSINPLGLISSRRVLPIAFISLLFFASCASMQDDRLVSAGDSATTDRLASVEEAVVRIDSLSGAERAGAIAAAREKIDALYLLNVEDTVFQSRLHAWSGRLFLAAGKRSEAAKRYDAAVRLLPSDIPSSILGARLEKTGEAGLARIDGALSVDPGEPRLLAERALYAERLGRYSESVAAFDAAFSRLPPYYRETYTINRDRSWELRASGSDSLLGEDIARILASPAATWQDAIAYTLATTGLLDFATAGKSAAASKLFPKLVASGTIPLREGAPAPAPEDSLSRSDLAWFVWHALAESRSDKTMLAKYSRRWASVGSGASPIPDVGIESPYFDSVMGCVETEIMALPDGRSFHPLDAVRGADLARIVGRAAK is encoded by the coding sequence ATGAACGGAAGCATCAATCCCTTGGGCCTGATCTCCTCCCGCCGCGTCCTTCCGATCGCTTTCATCAGTCTGCTCTTTTTTGCTTCCTGCGCGAGCATGCAGGACGATCGGCTGGTTTCGGCGGGCGACTCCGCAACGACAGACCGTTTAGCCTCTGTGGAAGAGGCCGTTGTGCGGATCGATTCACTATCCGGAGCGGAACGGGCCGGGGCGATCGCCGCCGCTCGCGAGAAGATCGACGCCCTGTATCTCTTGAATGTCGAAGACACGGTGTTTCAATCCCGCCTGCATGCCTGGTCCGGGCGCCTGTTTTTGGCCGCAGGGAAACGGAGCGAGGCGGCAAAGCGGTACGACGCGGCGGTCCGCCTTCTTCCGTCGGACATTCCCTCGTCCATTCTGGGGGCGCGGCTGGAAAAGACCGGCGAAGCGGGTTTGGCGCGGATAGACGGAGCCTTGTCCGTTGATCCGGGCGAACCCCGCCTTTTGGCGGAACGCGCCCTGTATGCCGAACGGCTCGGGCGGTATTCCGAATCCGTCGCCGCCTTCGACGCGGCGTTCAGCCGGCTTCCTCCGTATTACCGGGAAACCTACACGATCAATCGGGACCGTTCGTGGGAGCTTCGCGCCTCCGGTTCGGACTCGCTCCTCGGCGAGGACATCGCCCGCATCCTTGCCTCCCCGGCGGCGACCTGGCAGGACGCGATTGCCTATACGCTCGCAACCACAGGGCTTTTGGACTTCGCTACCGCCGGGAAGTCCGCGGCCGCCTCCAAACTGTTCCCGAAACTGGTCGCCTCGGGAACCATACCCCTCCGGGAGGGCGCCCCGGCTCCTGCTCCGGAGGATAGTCTGAGCCGGAGCGATTTGGCATGGTTTGTCTGGCATGCGCTAGCGGAAAGCCGGTCGGATAAAACGATGCTCGCAAAATATTCCAGGCGGTGGGCGTCTGTCGGCTCGGGCGCGTCGCCCATTCCGGACGTGGGCATCGAGTCCCCGTACTTCGATTCAGTCATGGGCTGCGTCGAAACCGAGATCATGGCTCTGCCGGACGGGAGAAGCTTTCATCCCCTGGATGCCGTACGGGGAGCCGATCTGGCGCGCATTGTGGGCCGGGCCGCAAAATAA
- a CDS encoding HAD-IIA family hydrolase, with protein MARLNIISDMDGVIYRGRELVPGAAGFVTRLIAADIKFLFLTNNSGQTALDLVRKMDALGVKGLTESNFITAAMATAIFLSAQHPGAAVYVVGEAGLSSELYKHGFSITENTPDYVVVGKTTNFNFDMIRKAARFIQNGAKFIGTNPDMIDPVEGGFEPAAGVMLKAIEAACGKKPYIVGKPNSLMMMIARKQLGVHSEDTVMIGDRMDTDIVGGLEAGMKTCLVLSGVSSRASIGDFPYRPDYIFDTVGDIDPEGW; from the coding sequence ATGGCACGATTAAACATCATTTCCGATATGGACGGGGTCATTTACCGGGGCAGGGAACTTGTTCCGGGAGCGGCCGGCTTCGTTACGCGGCTGATCGCCGCCGACATCAAGTTTCTTTTTTTGACGAACAACTCGGGGCAGACTGCTCTCGATCTGGTGCGGAAAATGGACGCGTTGGGGGTCAAGGGGCTTACCGAATCGAACTTCATCACCGCGGCGATGGCGACTGCGATTTTTCTTTCTGCCCAGCATCCCGGAGCGGCCGTCTATGTCGTCGGCGAGGCCGGCCTTTCTTCCGAGCTGTATAAGCACGGATTCAGCATTACGGAGAATACGCCCGATTACGTGGTCGTCGGAAAAACGACCAATTTCAATTTCGACATGATACGCAAGGCGGCGCGCTTCATCCAGAACGGAGCAAAGTTCATCGGCACCAACCCCGATATGATTGATCCGGTGGAAGGCGGCTTCGAGCCGGCCGCCGGCGTCATGCTTAAAGCGATAGAAGCGGCGTGCGGAAAGAAGCCCTACATCGTGGGAAAGCCGAACTCGCTTATGATGATGATCGCGCGCAAGCAGCTCGGCGTCCATTCGGAGGACACCGTCATGATCGGCGACCGGATGGACACCGATATCGTCGGCGGCCTTGAGGCGGGCATGAAAACCTGCCTCGTGCTTTCCGGCGTATCCTCCCGCGCCTCCATCGGAGACTTTCCCTACCGGCCCGACTACATCTTTGATACGGTCGGCGACATAGATCCGGAGGGATGGTGA
- a CDS encoding ArsR/SmtB family transcription factor, with product MEHPDLEYIAEFDRIAGDSLFKILSEPARISLIRHLAVNGPSDISTIASAFPQDRSVISRHLKMMADYGLLTVEKRARSTVYSFDGYAFLDRLEGLASMVRGFLNAHCELSPKE from the coding sequence ATGGAACATCCGGATCTCGAATACATTGCCGAGTTCGACCGCATCGCCGGCGATTCGCTTTTTAAAATACTTTCCGAACCGGCGCGGATATCCCTGATCCGCCATCTGGCGGTGAACGGACCGAGCGACATAAGCACCATCGCATCGGCCTTTCCCCAGGATAGATCGGTCATCTCGCGCCATTTGAAAATGATGGCCGATTACGGCCTGTTAACCGTAGAAAAACGCGCGCGCAGCACGGTGTATTCCTTCGACGGATACGCCTTCCTCGACCGTCTCGAAGGGCTCGCTTCGATGGTGAGAGGATTCCTGAACGCCCACTGCGAACTGTCCCCGAAAGAATGA